In one Thermodesulfobium acidiphilum genomic region, the following are encoded:
- the hpt gene encoding hypoxanthine phosphoribosyltransferase encodes MKEHELKILIKRDEIAKAVESLAKRIDSDYFGKKILLVGVLKGAAFFLVDLARSMSVPLEIDFVEVSSYGNKSKSSGKIKLIKDIKKDLTDYHVLIVEDILDSGLTLQYLIDFFKQKNPLSVKSVVLFYKIKDDNYKRSDVDYFGLKIPDYFVVGYGLDYAEKYRNLRDLYVIYFV; translated from the coding sequence GTGAAGGAACACGAGCTAAAAATTTTGATAAAAAGAGATGAGATTGCAAAAGCCGTTGAATCATTGGCAAAAAGGATCGATAGTGATTATTTTGGTAAAAAAATTTTATTGGTAGGGGTATTAAAGGGTGCTGCTTTCTTTCTTGTAGATTTAGCAAGATCGATGTCTGTGCCATTAGAAATAGATTTTGTAGAAGTATCAAGCTATGGTAATAAAAGTAAAAGTTCTGGAAAAATTAAATTAATAAAAGATATAAAAAAGGATTTGACTGATTACCATGTTTTAATTGTTGAAGACATTTTAGATTCAGGACTTACTCTACAATATCTTATAGATTTTTTTAAACAAAAAAATCCTTTAAGCGTAAAATCTGTGGTGTTGTTTTATAAGATAAAAGATGATAACTATAAAAGGTCTGATGTAGATTATTTCGGATTAAAAATTCCAGATTATTTCGTTGTTGGGTATGGATTAGATTATGCTGAGAAATATCGGAATTTAAGGGATTTGTACGTGATTTATTTTGTTTGA
- the tilS gene encoding tRNA lysidine(34) synthetase TilS, whose amino-acid sequence MSIRTEIDKIVYHTDNILNNYNLKLSNPCIAISGGADSVFLAFILSKLKSKVNFILLHFDHGWRKRDLIYERNLIINYAEIYNFRVIFGSSENIGKLNEENARKRRFAFFYSIMDKINSNSLFTGHNLNDRFETFLWNICRGAGIRGILSLKEVRQFGKINIISPLIHVKRDKIRAFCEYLKLDYISDIYNDDINYKRVFIRKEITPRIESIWQNSLEHFDSFIRLVEDEDNYIEKITNEIYKDVVLSMPWASIIFIKELLKYDVALIRRVIKQFLHSLNVSYSYNEVNLLCKFLQKDERIPFPSFKGLGIYKNKNIFSLYDRSFVNGYSWDKVPKNLGIFINNPLEKEIFLEIRFFKNSDYVILDGRKVYLYNFFNKKNKLFYKFVPMIFYKNVLKWAPFEYFDEDFFKTYNIKISFDDFLEKFKLLWRQK is encoded by the coding sequence ATGTCTATTAGAACTGAAATAGACAAAATTGTTTATCATACCGATAATATTTTAAATAATTACAACCTTAAGCTTTCAAACCCATGTATAGCTATTTCAGGTGGTGCTGACTCTGTTTTTTTGGCTTTTATACTTTCGAAGTTGAAGTCGAAAGTTAACTTTATACTACTACACTTCGACCATGGGTGGCGAAAAAGGGATCTAATTTATGAAAGAAATTTAATAATCAATTATGCAGAAATATATAATTTTAGAGTTATTTTTGGTTCTTCAGAAAATATAGGAAAATTAAATGAAGAAAATGCAAGAAAAAGAAGATTTGCTTTTTTTTATAGCATTATGGATAAAATAAATTCGAATTCTTTGTTTACTGGACATAATCTGAATGATAGGTTTGAAACATTTTTGTGGAATATTTGTCGCGGAGCAGGTATAAGAGGGATACTATCTTTAAAAGAAGTTAGACAATTTGGGAAAATAAATATTATTAGCCCTTTGATACACGTAAAAAGGGATAAAATAAGGGCTTTTTGCGAGTATTTAAAGCTAGATTATATATCTGATATTTATAATGATGATATAAATTATAAAAGAGTATTTATCAGGAAAGAAATAACTCCGAGAATAGAAAGTATCTGGCAAAATTCTTTAGAACACTTTGATTCTTTTATTAGACTGGTAGAAGACGAAGATAATTACATTGAGAAGATTACAAACGAAATATACAAAGACGTTGTTCTTTCCATGCCTTGGGCTAGCATTATATTTATAAAAGAACTATTAAAATATGATGTTGCTTTGATTCGCAGGGTTATAAAACAATTCTTGCATTCTTTAAATGTATCTTATAGTTATAATGAAGTTAATTTATTATGTAAATTTCTACAAAAAGATGAAAGGATTCCTTTTCCTTCTTTTAAAGGTCTTGGGATTTATAAAAATAAAAATATCTTTTCTTTATATGACCGTTCTTTTGTAAACGGTTATAGTTGGGATAAAGTACCTAAAAACCTGGGTATATTTATTAATAATCCGCTAGAGAAAGAAATTTTTCTGGAAATCAGATTTTTTAAAAATTCTGATTATGTTATTTTAGATGGAAGAAAGGTTTATTTATATAACTTTTTTAACAAAAAAAACAAACTTTTTTACAAATTTGTCCCAATGATATTTTATAAAAACGTTCTCAAATGGGCTCCATTTGAATATTTTGATGAAGATTTCTTTAAAACTTATAATATTAAGATTTCTTTTGATGATTTTTTGGAGAAATTTAAATTATTGTGGAGGCAAAAGTGA
- a CDS encoding DUF554 domain-containing protein, which yields MTGTIINAFSVIIGSSIGLVMGSHLAERYKSIVINAISLVTLLIGLKLSLEVKSIFLVLISLILGGLLGEFISLEGLIERLGDYVSKKVQKGDVVNAFMSASLLFCVGPMSILGSIQDGLKGDYSILLLKSALDGVSSLFLASSLGIGVFFSFITILIYQGSLTLFASALSGIFSDIKIANNFYATGGILLIGIGFNLLGLTKIKTINYIFALVLIVIFSKFGGVL from the coding sequence GTGACTGGAACAATAATTAATGCTTTTTCAGTGATTATTGGTAGTAGTATAGGTCTAGTTATGGGTTCTCATCTGGCTGAAAGATACAAGAGTATAGTAATTAACGCAATAAGTCTGGTAACCCTTCTAATTGGATTAAAGTTATCGTTGGAGGTTAAAAGTATTTTTTTGGTCTTGATTTCTTTAATTTTAGGAGGTTTATTGGGAGAATTTATTTCGCTTGAGGGACTTATCGAAAGGCTGGGTGATTATGTGAGCAAAAAAGTGCAGAAAGGTGATGTTGTAAATGCCTTTATGAGTGCCAGTTTATTATTTTGTGTTGGCCCAATGAGCATACTGGGATCCATTCAGGACGGTCTAAAGGGCGATTATTCAATATTATTATTAAAGTCGGCTCTTGATGGTGTGTCTAGTTTATTTCTTGCTTCATCTTTAGGAATTGGGGTTTTTTTCTCTTTTATAACTATTCTTATTTATCAAGGTTCGTTAACCCTTTTTGCAAGTGCTCTTTCTGGGATATTTAGTGATATAAAAATTGCCAATAACTTTTATGCAACAGGTGGTATTTTGTTGATTGGTATTGGCTTCAATTTGTTAGGTTTAACAAAAATTAAAACAATTAATTATATATTTGCTCTGGTATTAATAGTTATTTTTTCAAAATTTGGAGGAGTATTGTGA